Proteins from a genomic interval of Methanoplanus endosymbiosus:
- a CDS encoding right-handed parallel beta-helix repeat-containing protein, which yields MVNSMPETIPDSDVNITTELTATLLHTEDPVVHPALWNVSYINGNFSNISAIPDIGKGDTIRIWGDNGHVYEGGVTISSPYVCIRRWEGSPELPLITNTSGIAPAINITNTAGNITLQGLNISGNTYTGDGSAVLARGSSDDPLQGLTFTDCTFTWNLDTCGSPVHISYVNGTEITGTTFESNTGLHGGGIEYHHSDNANIDNTTFENNTAIYFGGSAYFYNSDNADIDCTTFDNNTAMFGGGIMLWKSRLTIESTNISSNTAGLGISIFTDNSNTPLIENINIDRSNAGLGSSIFVDNTNILPIENINNSTIGFGGGMFVEDSTLTIENTNINSNNAAFGGGMLIDISTLSIENTNINSNNGSLGGGMFVEDSTLTIENNNIENNNGCLGAGMLIEKTTLTIENTIVNNNNGGLGGGIFFENCAAKIESTTINNNTAGWGGGMVTDRSTLTVENITVNSNTAGVGGGMFIEDNTITIKNAAINSNNATWGGGVLTDRSTLTVENITVNSNNAALGGGMFIENNTITIKNTAINGNTATRGGGMLIDNSMLIIENITISNNTATQEDKVDRSLATLKITAPDYNITTTYGNGVYVNESILTLIKELFPEGLGGGILNYNSTITIQNTAINNNTATKGGGIDTEKSLLILKNNTISNNTATTYGGGIYVNESALTFSNNFFCNDENIYAGITGCAWNTTLNKTFCLCENIAGGPYSAGNVWAKPDGTGFSETHSDPDFDGICDETYVISDSTGTIAGTDYLPLYYNNSRGTVLASSTPQNACVLLSSTSYNHTTPAGYYLPPGKYSVVLTLAGYFNSPVFTTEVTSGCKKQISYTLNDTPVFRHTGTGPSPLTFVANSTKTAADVSEWTWHITNPNGSVTEKTGRDLSAVLTATGDYAVCLNADWADKTTWSETVKISVLDAVPDTKGFKETSVKINGTTVEKNTDGTQTIYINESSAGTVTNTPDSVQIQKTDGTNIKIVTTGVTSSGGNLSGTVQSVTITPPALNAVISETVGNVSVDFAMTMDAYDEDAAVTTEISAGCAADVRNAFSLTCPDMEQIAYTVYFTKSGFDNESAISETVLNFSVKTSWVSAIGGNDYIRILRWKDDGTAVEIIPEFAGISGDNSVFQVTTNGFSVYAIASVRVPAPSGSGSLGFGGTSHAGVGAAYDLIAGEVTVLKLKNTAVTEVAILPAVNIRELMITVEQKSGPENDMKPLNGDVYQYDLVTLYKADAAGIAEITYTFEIPKDWLSERNGLPVMWHYNMTSGNWTEYSAEFTGNNAKSVISKVSCPGTGWIAPGCVSSNISDAEEMITDEPAGTAGDDILLSDDSTAISTPSKETVPASDGLIISLGFVGLLIFLGVVTIILRKR from the coding sequence ATGGTAAACAGTATGCCGGAAACAATCCCGGACTCAGATGTAAATATCACAACAGAACTAACTGCGACTCTACTCCACACTGAGGACCCCGTTGTCCACCCGGCACTCTGGAATGTTTCATATATTAACGGAAATTTCAGCAATATATCTGCAATTCCTGATATTGGCAAAGGAGATACTATCCGTATCTGGGGTGATAACGGCCATGTCTATGAAGGGGGAGTAACTATCTCATCTCCGTACGTCTGTATCAGACGCTGGGAGGGGTCACCGGAGCTTCCTCTGATCACCAACACCTCCGGCATTGCCCCTGCAATAAATATCACCAACACCGCCGGCAACATAACCTTGCAGGGCCTGAATATCTCAGGAAACACCTATACAGGTGATGGATCTGCGGTTCTGGCCAGGGGTTCTTCTGATGATCCCCTTCAGGGCTTAACTTTTACCGACTGTACTTTCACATGGAATCTGGACACCTGTGGCAGTCCGGTGCATATTTCATATGTAAATGGCACAGAAATCACCGGAACAACATTTGAGAGCAACACTGGACTGCATGGTGGCGGTATAGAATACCATCATTCAGATAATGCCAATATAGACAACACAACTTTTGAGAACAACACAGCAATATACTTTGGCGGCAGTGCGTATTTCTATAACTCTGATAATGCTGATATAGACTGCACAACTTTTGATAATAACACGGCAATGTTTGGTGGCGGAATAATGCTCTGGAAAAGCAGGCTAACAATTGAAAGCACTAACATCAGCAGCAATACTGCCGGCTTGGGAATTAGTATATTTACTGATAATAGCAACACACCACTAATTGAAAACATTAACATCGACCGCAGCAATGCCGGTCTGGGCAGTAGTATTTTTGTTGACAATACCAACATACTACCAATTGAAAACATCAACAACAGTACCATCGGTTTTGGTGGTGGTATGTTTGTCGAAGACAGCACACTAACAATTGAAAACACTAACATCAACAGTAACAATGCAGCATTTGGCGGAGGCATGCTTATCGACATAAGCACTCTCTCCATTGAAAACACTAACATCAACAGCAACAATGGCAGTCTGGGTGGTGGTATGTTTGTCGAAGACAGCACACTCACCATTGAAAACAATAACATCGAAAACAACAATGGCTGTCTGGGTGCCGGTATGCTTATCGAAAAAACCACATTGACAATTGAAAACACTATTGTTAACAACAACAATGGAGGTTTGGGTGGTGGTATATTTTTTGAAAACTGTGCAGCAAAAATTGAAAGCACTACCATAAACAACAACACTGCCGGTTGGGGTGGCGGTATGGTTACCGACAGAAGCACACTAACGGTTGAAAACATTACTGTAAACAGCAACACTGCCGGTGTGGGTGGTGGTATGTTTATCGAAGACAACACAATAACAATTAAAAACGCTGCCATAAACAGCAACAATGCCACCTGGGGTGGCGGTGTACTTACCGACAGAAGCACACTAACAGTTGAAAACATTACCGTTAACAGCAACAATGCTGCTTTAGGTGGCGGTATGTTTATCGAAAACAACACAATAACAATTAAAAACACTGCCATCAACGGCAACACTGCCACCCGGGGTGGCGGTATGCTGATAGATAACAGCATGCTAATAATTGAAAACATCACAATAAGCAACAACACAGCAACACAGGAAGACAAAGTGGACAGGAGTCTGGCAACACTTAAAATAACTGCTCCCGACTACAATATCACCACTACATACGGCAATGGTGTATATGTAAATGAGAGCATCCTGACATTAATAAAAGAACTCTTCCCAGAAGGTTTGGGTGGAGGTATACTAAATTATAACAGTACAATAACAATTCAGAACACCGCTATAAACAACAACACAGCCACAAAAGGAGGTGGGATAGACACCGAAAAGAGTCTGCTGATACTTAAAAATAACACGATTAGTAACAACACTGCCACCACATACGGCGGTGGAATCTATGTAAATGAGAGTGCACTTACATTTTCAAATAATTTTTTCTGCAATGATGAAAACATCTATGCCGGAATAACGGGATGTGCCTGGAATACTACCTTAAATAAGACCTTCTGCCTTTGTGAAAATATTGCCGGAGGCCCGTATTCCGCCGGAAATGTCTGGGCAAAACCAGATGGCACAGGGTTCTCAGAGACACATTCAGACCCGGATTTTGACGGAATATGTGACGAGACATATGTAATATCTGACAGCACCGGCACAATAGCAGGAACTGACTACCTGCCGCTGTATTATAATAACTCACGGGGGACAGTCCTGGCATCATCTACTCCACAGAATGCCTGTGTTCTTCTAAGCAGCACTTCATATAATCATACAACACCTGCCGGATATTATCTTCCGCCCGGAAAATACTCTGTTGTACTGACCCTGGCAGGATATTTCAACAGCCCGGTGTTCACTACAGAGGTAACCTCCGGATGCAAAAAACAGATCAGCTACACACTTAATGACACGCCTGTTTTCAGACATACCGGTACAGGCCCATCCCCGCTTACATTTGTGGCAAACTCCACGAAGACAGCAGCAGATGTTTCGGAATGGACCTGGCATATTACAAACCCAAATGGCTCTGTGACTGAAAAGACCGGCAGAGACCTTTCAGCGGTCTTAACAGCAACCGGTGATTATGCTGTCTGCTTAAATGCAGACTGGGCAGACAAAACCACCTGGTCAGAGACGGTAAAAATCTCTGTTTTAGATGCCGTGCCGGACACCAAAGGATTTAAAGAGACTTCAGTAAAAATTAACGGAACGACCGTAGAGAAAAACACTGACGGAACGCAGACAATATATATCAATGAGAGTTCTGCCGGCACTGTGACAAATACCCCTGACTCAGTTCAGATACAGAAGACTGACGGAACAAATATTAAGATTGTCACCACCGGAGTAACTTCATCAGGCGGCAACCTCTCCGGTACTGTGCAGTCTGTGACCATAACTCCCCCGGCACTCAATGCGGTTATAAGTGAAACTGTCGGGAACGTATCGGTTGATTTTGCTATGACAATGGATGCCTATGATGAAGATGCTGCGGTCACCACTGAAATTTCAGCCGGATGTGCTGCTGACGTTAGAAATGCCTTCAGTCTTACCTGCCCGGACATGGAACAGATCGCTTACACCGTCTACTTCACCAAATCAGGATTTGATAATGAATCAGCCATCAGTGAAACGGTGCTGAACTTCTCAGTAAAGACATCCTGGGTATCAGCAATTGGAGGTAATGACTATATCCGTATTCTTCGCTGGAAGGATGACGGAACTGCTGTTGAAATCATCCCGGAGTTTGCCGGCATTTCCGGTGATAATTCAGTATTCCAGGTAACAACCAATGGATTTTCAGTGTATGCTATAGCATCGGTGAGAGTTCCCGCACCGTCAGGGAGTGGTTCTTTGGGTTTTGGAGGAACATCTCATGCAGGTGTCGGTGCTGCATATGATCTGATAGCCGGTGAAGTGACAGTCCTGAAACTGAAGAATACGGCAGTGACTGAGGTTGCCATTCTTCCGGCAGTAAACATACGTGAACTGATGATCACAGTAGAGCAAAAATCCGGGCCGGAAAATGACATGAAACCTCTGAATGGTGATGTTTACCAGTATGATCTGGTAACTCTGTATAAAGCAGATGCCGCCGGTATTGCTGAGATAACCTATACATTTGAGATCCCAAAAGACTGGCTTTCAGAACGAAATGGTCTGCCGGTGATGTGGCATTATAATATGACCTCCGGAAACTGGACTGAATACTCTGCAGAATTTACCGGGAATAACGCAAAATCAGTTATTTCTAAGGTATCCTGTCCGGGAACCGGATGGATTGCTCCGGGATGCGTGAGCAGTAATATTTCGGATGCTGAAGAGATGATAACGGATGAGCCGGCAGGTACGGCCGGAGATGACATCCTCCTATCTGATGATTCCACGGCAATATCTACCCCCTCTAAAGAAACAGTGCCTGCATCTGACGGATTAATTATATCTCTGGGATTTGTGGGGTTACTTATCTTTCTTGGAGTTGTAACAATAATCTTAAGAAAACGCTGA
- a CDS encoding C45 family autoproteolytic acyltransferase/hydolase: MISKHFWMSLTHAETYESLVPSSGTGSDSCSASRRGSSLTPADAGNDSQLTKVGVFEDGTRYEAGPYHVVVLSGTYREMGRQYGALMTDELNSEYEMLRSRFTANGYTETEVYESARETTSLQAKRIKEIRAGIAETSGLTPEAVDILYVFYVVMPVSLGFSGEKTGCSFLAAWDNYTTDGSVVLSRNWDLNEEFLAFKPYYTLAVYNPTDGSNGVATFGPAGGLPETLMNSAGLFIAEDNGGSSGSSLEVAGRPMIVGEFFRMMLDYSTIEELDAVIMSTLTNSAFIVNAAGPDMVYSYEESIWDIKRREGEGVIAAANHFVDPSWRLDTTGIDNSVTRYNNLLNLAEENKGSIDAERMMAIRDVLYEDGGATFEHYTVELNGMTGTGSTVYRVVYVPETRTFCMKVIDEDWQQVELAPLFSV; this comes from the coding sequence ATGATTTCAAAACATTTTTGGATGTCGCTGACACATGCAGAAACATATGAAAGTCTGGTACCTTCCTCTGGTACTGGTTCTGATAGTTGCAGTGCCAGTCGCAGGGGTTCTTCTCTTACACCGGCTGATGCCGGAAATGACAGTCAGCTGACCAAAGTAGGCGTCTTTGAGGACGGAACACGGTATGAGGCAGGCCCGTACCACGTCGTCGTTCTCTCCGGTACCTACCGCGAGATGGGCAGGCAGTATGGCGCCCTGATGACAGATGAACTTAATTCCGAATATGAGATGCTCCGGTCCCGTTTCACCGCAAACGGCTACACAGAAACGGAAGTTTATGAGTCAGCCAGAGAAACGACCTCCCTGCAGGCAAAGCGGATAAAGGAGATCCGGGCCGGCATCGCGGAGACGTCCGGCCTCACCCCTGAAGCGGTTGACATCCTTTACGTTTTTTACGTTGTGATGCCGGTCTCCTTAGGATTTTCCGGCGAGAAAACCGGATGCTCATTCCTTGCCGCCTGGGACAACTACACAACAGACGGTTCGGTGGTTCTCTCCCGGAACTGGGACCTTAATGAAGAATTCCTGGCCTTTAAGCCATACTACACCCTTGCGGTCTACAACCCGACTGACGGGAGCAACGGTGTTGCAACGTTCGGACCGGCAGGAGGATTGCCGGAGACCCTGATGAACAGCGCAGGGCTTTTCATCGCTGAGGACAACGGGGGATCTTCCGGCAGTTCCCTGGAGGTCGCCGGCAGGCCCATGATCGTCGGCGAGTTCTTCCGGATGATGCTTGACTATTCCACCATAGAGGAGCTTGATGCCGTAATCATGTCTACCCTGACAAATTCTGCATTTATCGTGAATGCGGCCGGACCGGATATGGTTTACTCATATGAAGAGAGTATCTGGGACATCAAGCGCCGCGAGGGAGAGGGTGTGATTGCGGCCGCAAACCATTTTGTTGACCCGTCATGGCGATTGGACACAACAGGGATTGACAACTCGGTCACACGCTACAACAACCTGCTCAACCTCGCCGAAGAGAACAAGGGGTCAATCGATGCAGAGCGGATGATGGCCATCCGTGATGTCCTGTATGAAGATGGCGGTGCAACCTTCGAGCATTATACGGTTGAACTCAATGGCATGACAGGAACAGGCTCGACGGTGTACAGGGTTGTCTATGTCCCTGAAACACGGACGTTCTGTATGAAGGTCATCGACGAGGACTGGCAGCAGGTCGAACTTGCACCGCTCTTCTCGGTCTGA
- a CDS encoding C1 family peptidase, producing the protein MNIRSIATILIVAILIICAIVLITGTGTLSGTDSKTASGNTPGETSGTGLEGVSGSTSGSNNNMPGNVLQSGNTGMQEPQILPASYDLRDVNGKCYITPVKTQTGTLPDGQPDTSKAVGTCWAFSACAALESSLLKQGIVSGPDSPAANLSVWHMGNWNGYNHPVYIYNNAYMPNSTLSIGYTETEPVIRGWGGDHRYATDYLISGKGPVLNHYAPFPLDDMQEKKELTKPPEKLPVSYMLRETVDLSRPEYATDGDFRKAVKEAVIKYGALVSFMYTHPSIYPGFEETPIFNRTSGDYYFNGTGDGILPASLNHAVTITGWDDNRVIPGASEPGAWLIKNSAGTNFGNDGYIWISYADEMFLKGYCMAVAFIADSGEGYDTTHHYETHAGALSDTATEPYEISWDYLSDGFAAENKDSWACARFTAEEDADLGAVGFMTLNKNETVMIDVYGGWDESDNQPDTDRLLLSDNTEIPEKGYHLIDLSRQVSLKKGEEFIIALGFKAKGDTAEITEPLVYVTDDAPQTGKTFRLTPGIVNEKDRWEDYAGLHNGSIFYVQGFMASPD; encoded by the coding sequence ATGAATATCCGGTCCATCGCTACCATCCTTATTGTAGCTATATTAATCATCTGTGCTATTGTCCTTATAACCGGCACTGGTACGTTATCCGGTACAGATTCCAAAACTGCATCCGGTAATACACCGGGTGAAACCTCCGGCACTGGTTTAGAGGGTGTATCCGGCAGTACTTCGGGCAGTAATAACAATATGCCCGGAAATGTGCTTCAAAGTGGAAATACCGGTATGCAGGAGCCTCAGATACTCCCGGCATCTTACGACTTACGTGATGTAAACGGAAAATGCTATATAACTCCGGTTAAAACACAGACAGGCACACTCCCTGACGGACAGCCGGACACCAGCAAAGCGGTCGGCACATGCTGGGCCTTTTCTGCCTGTGCGGCACTTGAGAGTAGTCTTCTTAAACAGGGAATTGTCTCTGGTCCCGACTCGCCCGCTGCAAATCTCTCAGTATGGCACATGGGGAACTGGAACGGATACAACCATCCGGTATATATCTATAACAATGCCTATATGCCAAACAGCACACTCTCAATTGGCTATACGGAAACAGAACCTGTGATAAGGGGCTGGGGCGGAGATCACAGGTACGCAACCGATTATCTCATCAGCGGCAAAGGTCCGGTGCTCAACCACTACGCACCGTTCCCGCTCGATGACATGCAGGAGAAAAAGGAACTCACTAAACCCCCTGAGAAACTTCCTGTCTCTTACATGCTCCGCGAAACCGTTGACCTGTCCCGCCCGGAGTATGCCACTGACGGGGATTTCCGGAAGGCAGTCAAAGAAGCGGTGATAAAATACGGTGCCCTTGTCTCTTTCATGTACACCCACCCTTCTATATATCCGGGGTTTGAAGAGACTCCTATCTTCAACCGCACTTCAGGAGACTATTACTTCAACGGGACAGGAGACGGGATCTTACCTGCAAGCTTAAACCATGCCGTCACGATTACAGGATGGGATGATAACAGAGTTATTCCGGGAGCATCCGAACCGGGGGCCTGGCTCATTAAAAACAGTGCCGGAACAAATTTTGGTAATGACGGGTATATCTGGATATCCTATGCTGATGAAATGTTTTTGAAAGGCTATTGCATGGCTGTTGCATTCATCGCCGACAGTGGTGAAGGTTATGACACCACCCATCACTATGAAACACACGCCGGAGCACTCTCCGATACTGCCACAGAACCCTATGAGATCTCATGGGATTATCTGTCAGATGGTTTTGCCGCCGAAAATAAGGACTCGTGGGCATGTGCCCGTTTCACCGCTGAGGAAGATGCAGACCTTGGAGCGGTTGGGTTTATGACCCTCAATAAAAATGAGACAGTCATGATAGATGTCTATGGCGGGTGGGATGAATCAGATAATCAGCCGGATACTGACAGGCTCCTTCTCTCAGACAATACTGAAATACCTGAGAAGGGTTATCATCTCATCGATCTGAGCCGGCAGGTCTCGTTAAAGAAGGGCGAAGAGTTCATTATAGCACTCGGATTTAAGGCAAAGGGAGATACAGCAGAAATAACCGAGCCGCTTGTTTATGTCACTGATGATGCACCACAAACAGGAAAAACATTCAGGCTGACACCTGGAATAGTGAACGAAAAGGACAGATGGGAAGATTACGCAGGCTTACACAACGGAAGTATCTTTTATGTGCAGGGGTTTATGGCTTCTCCGGATTAA
- a CDS encoding FKBP-type peptidyl-prolyl cis-trans isomerase, translating into MQGYRLRGSYATDNNAPAKAGDEVSVYYSLSFPGGAVFESNMNGSPLNFTLGTRAVIPGFDRAIRGMSPGQTKTVVLIPDEAYGEKNESLVRTVPLSEGMDLVSSMDKANVTVSLIPGYPCPMIEYLPPGGKYYSYLFTNITEDSVTIDTNKPLVGKDLQFTITLDSVIAGA; encoded by the coding sequence TTGCAGGGCTATCGCTTGCGGGGGAGTTATGCAACGGATAACAATGCCCCTGCAAAAGCAGGTGATGAGGTCAGTGTATACTATTCTCTCTCTTTTCCGGGTGGTGCCGTATTTGAGTCGAATATGAACGGTTCGCCCCTTAATTTTACACTTGGAACCAGGGCTGTGATCCCCGGATTTGACAGGGCAATCAGAGGTATGTCTCCGGGTCAGACAAAGACTGTCGTTTTAATTCCGGACGAGGCATACGGAGAAAAAAACGAAAGTCTTGTCAGGACAGTTCCGTTAAGTGAGGGTATGGATTTAGTAAGCAGCATGGACAAGGCAAATGTGACAGTATCACTCATTCCGGGTTATCCCTGCCCTATGATAGAATATCTTCCTCCGGGAGGGAAATATTATAGTTATCTCTTTACAAATATCACTGAAGATTCAGTAACTATTGATACAAACAAACCACTTGTGGGAAAGGACCTTCAGTTCACAATAACCCTTGACTCTGTTATTGCAGGGGCCTGA
- the hypD gene encoding hydrogenase formation protein HypD codes for MADGKDIKKALDDIVDRKYTFMHICGTHEAAIAKSGLRSILPEDLKIVMGPGCPVCITPQGEIDAAIEMAEKGCIIATYGDLMRVPGTKGSLDNIDGDVRVVQGVHKAVEIAEKTDKEVVFISVGFETTAPTVAATLLTDPPDNFSIVCCHRFVPPAMKYLLEQGEAQIDGFMLPGHVCVVAGYEEYEEFKVPQVVAGFEADDILLGLYMLVKQVKEGRGEVENAYPRAVSREGNKKAMDMIYRVFESHDVDWRGFPVIPDSGLKLKPEFEKYDALKKFDVEIKHVEKHSACICDKVLRGVADPTDCKLFGKACTPQNPVGPCMVSHEGACKIWALYNQKR; via the coding sequence ATGGCTGATGGAAAGGATATTAAAAAAGCACTTGATGATATTGTTGACCGGAAATATACATTCATGCATATCTGCGGCACACATGAGGCTGCAATAGCAAAATCCGGCCTGAGAAGTATTCTTCCGGAAGATTTAAAGATTGTAATGGGGCCGGGTTGCCCGGTCTGTATTACACCGCAGGGTGAGATCGATGCTGCAATAGAGATGGCTGAAAAGGGCTGCATCATAGCAACCTACGGCGATCTGATGAGAGTGCCCGGCACTAAGGGTTCACTTGATAATATAGACGGCGATGTCCGCGTTGTGCAGGGCGTTCATAAGGCGGTTGAAATTGCGGAGAAGACAGACAAAGAAGTAGTCTTCATCTCCGTAGGATTTGAGACAACCGCACCGACAGTTGCTGCCACGCTGCTGACAGACCCGCCGGACAATTTCAGTATTGTATGCTGCCACAGGTTTGTTCCTCCGGCAATGAAATACCTTCTTGAGCAGGGTGAGGCACAGATTGACGGATTCATGCTCCCCGGACATGTCTGTGTCGTGGCCGGATATGAAGAGTATGAAGAGTTTAAAGTGCCTCAGGTTGTTGCAGGCTTTGAAGCGGATGACATTTTACTCGGCCTGTATATGCTTGTAAAGCAGGTGAAGGAAGGAAGAGGCGAGGTTGAAAACGCCTATCCGCGTGCTGTATCAAGAGAAGGTAATAAGAAGGCCATGGATATGATATACCGGGTATTTGAATCACACGATGTGGACTGGAGGGGCTTTCCTGTCATTCCGGATTCCGGCCTTAAACTAAAGCCTGAATTTGAGAAATATGACGCATTAAAGAAGTTTGATGTAGAAATAAAGCATGTTGAGAAGCATTCAGCCTGTATCTGTGATAAGGTGTTAAGGGGAGTTGCCGATCCAACCGACTGCAAACTCTTTGGCAAAGCCTGCACACCGCAAAATCCTGTCGGCCCGTGTATGGTCAGCCATGAAGGTGCATGTAAAATCTGGGCATTGTATAATCAGAAGAGATAA
- a CDS encoding DUF7504 family protein produces the protein MSRSFSDNSLVLILSDAMDLKEENIALTSVLAKNNYNVVIITSNLPASILTKEYELKGVEMKNVYFIDLITRYALGSNPGNSDSVQYISTPENLTEIGIAITKILGNIENDRIVFLFDSVTSMLIYTSSDKITRFLHFIVNKIRLKNSKGIFMATGGGINPALLMQLRTFVDAVIEDKEEINEFFSG, from the coding sequence ATGAGCAGGAGTTTTAGTGATAATAGCCTTGTTCTGATATTATCCGATGCCATGGACTTAAAAGAGGAGAATATAGCATTAACTTCAGTTCTGGCCAAAAATAATTATAATGTCGTAATAATTACATCCAACCTGCCTGCTTCCATATTAACTAAAGAGTATGAATTAAAAGGCGTTGAGATGAAAAATGTATATTTTATAGATCTGATAACCAGATACGCCCTTGGATCAAACCCCGGAAATTCAGATTCAGTTCAGTACATCAGCACCCCTGAAAACCTCACTGAGATCGGCATTGCAATCACCAAAATACTGGGCAATATCGAAAATGACAGAATCGTTTTTCTGTTTGATTCTGTCACTTCAATGCTGATATATACATCCTCAGATAAGATCACCCGGTTTCTGCATTTTATAGTTAATAAAATAAGGCTTAAAAATTCAAAGGGAATTTTTATGGCCACCGGAGGAGGGATCAATCCGGCACTTCTCATGCAGCTGAGAACCTTTGTTGACGCTGTAATTGAGGATAAAGAAGAGATAAATGAGTTTTTTTCCGGTTAA
- a CDS encoding PAS domain-containing protein: MSDNEKSNGLAGFNSETLKEIISVFPDGLIIISTSGRIIYHNENAEKIFGYNSEEFSELNAVNLINDGSRSEQSGESEFIRDITENPGKITNIKLKGTNKENKQLFLNINASCIRIGGETRIIFAVKDFTDRKKYKAEHEYLSQIINHSNDAIIVISQDYSVISWNKGAERMYGFKEDEMTGKNVSVIVPPDRMKFFEKELNKVFSGETMDIIEVVRVTKSGQKLNVLISNYPIYDEYGNIKGASVIATDITLEKRMFDTMIKYISEAVMRLRNPSELVRINLINLVELLKKDNLSKEDLLIHLQVQIKNTEQITHNLRELTQTIIGSYDEIPAEYKEYFDN; encoded by the coding sequence ATGTCTGATAATGAAAAATCAAACGGATTGGCCGGATTTAATTCTGAGACACTAAAAGAGATAATCTCAGTTTTTCCGGACGGACTGATAATAATCAGTACATCCGGCAGAATCATTTATCATAATGAAAATGCAGAAAAAATATTTGGTTATAATTCTGAAGAATTTTCAGAGTTAAATGCAGTAAATCTGATAAATGACGGATCCAGGAGCGAACAATCCGGAGAATCTGAATTTATCAGAGATATTACTGAAAATCCCGGAAAAATCACAAATATTAAATTAAAAGGCACAAATAAAGAAAATAAACAATTATTTTTAAATATTAACGCGTCCTGCATCCGGATTGGTGGTGAAACCCGGATTATTTTTGCTGTAAAGGATTTTACTGATAGAAAGAAGTACAAAGCCGAACATGAGTACCTGTCACAGATTATTAATCACTCCAACGATGCAATTATAGTGATTTCACAGGACTATTCTGTCATATCCTGGAATAAAGGTGCTGAAAGGATGTACGGTTTTAAAGAAGACGAAATGACCGGAAAAAATGTATCAGTAATAGTGCCTCCTGACAGAATGAAATTTTTTGAAAAAGAACTGAACAAAGTATTCTCAGGAGAAACGATGGATATTATTGAGGTTGTCAGGGTTACAAAATCCGGTCAGAAACTCAATGTACTCATAAGCAATTACCCAATATATGATGAATACGGCAATATCAAAGGGGCATCCGTAATTGCAACCGACATAACCCTGGAAAAGAGGATGTTTGACACAATGATCAAATACATCTCAGAAGCAGTTATGCGCCTGAGAAACCCCTCGGAACTTGTGAGAATAAACCTGATAAACCTTGTAGAACTGCTCAAAAAAGACAACCTCAGCAAAGAAGATCTTCTGATACACCTTCAGGTTCAGATCAAAAATACAGAACAGATTACCCACAATCTCAGGGAACTGACACAGACTATAATCGGCAGTTATGATGAAATTCCGGCAGAATACAAAGAATATTTTGATAATTAG
- a CDS encoding 4Fe-4S binding protein: protein MVIKEVTTEKHAFIDVNKCVLCGSCQEKCPESAIVYDSENDCFVVLKGRCIGCGICIKCCPYGIPELRDII, encoded by the coding sequence ATGGTAATAAAAGAGGTAACCACAGAGAAACACGCATTTATAGATGTAAATAAATGTGTATTGTGTGGTTCATGTCAGGAAAAATGTCCGGAGTCTGCAATTGTGTATGATTCTGAAAATGACTGCTTTGTTGTGTTAAAGGGAAGATGTATTGGTTGTGGAATCTGCATAAAATGCTGCCCTTACGGCATTCCTGAACTGAGAGATATAATATAA